DNA sequence from the Streptomyces sp. CA-210063 genome:
TACCGTTCATGCTGCTGGTCAGCCTGGTCCTGGCACTGTTCCTGGACGCGCTCACCTCGAAGGCAGCGAACCGGTTCCGGATCGTGCTGCTGCTCCCGTACATGATCCCGGGCGTGGTCGCGGCGATCGTGTGGATCAACCTGTACAGCCCCGAGGTCGGCCCGCTGACCCCGGTCGGCGACTTCTTCGGGTTCGACTGGAACTTCTTCTCGCCCTCCATGGTGTGGCCGTCCATCGGCAACCTGCTCACCTGGCACGGCATCGGCTACAACATGGTGATCATCTACTCGGCGCTCCAGGGCGTGCCCCGCGAGCTGTTCGAGGCCGCCCGCCTCGACGGCGCCTCCGAGGCCCGTATCGCGCTGAACATCAAGATCCCGTTCGTACGCGGTGCCCTGGTGCTGACCGGGCTGCTCTCCATCATCCAGATGCTGCAGATCTTCAACGAGCCGGCGCTGTTCCGGAGAATCACCCCGGAGACCGTCGACGACAGCTTCACCCCGATCATGATCATCTACAACCAGGCGTTCAACGCGGGCAACTACCACTACGCCGCCGCCCTGTCAGTGCTCCTCGCCCTGATCCTCGGCGTCGCCTCCTTCCTCTTCTTCCGGCTGACTTCGAAGGAGGTCGACTGATGGCCACGACGACGACCACCGGCTCCCCCGAGAAGTCCGGGACATCCGGGACGTCGGGGGTCCCGCCCGTGCGGCGCATCACCCGCGCGGACACCGCCTCGCGCGGGCGCGGCGGCCAGCGGTTCATTCTGCTCGGTCTGATCCTGGCCAGCGCCTACAGCCTGTTCCCCGTGTGGTGGCTGATCGTCGCCTCCACCAAGGACCGGGTCGGGCTGTACCAGAGCAACGGCATGTGGTTCTCCGACATACACCTGTGGGACAACCTGCGTCAGCTGTTCACGTACGGGGACGGCATCTTCCTGCGCTGGACCGCCAACTCGTTCCTGTACGCCGGTGTCGGCTCCCTCGGCGGCACCCTCATCGCCCTGGCAACCGGTTACGGCCTGGCCCGTTTCGACTTCCCCGGCCGGGGTGTGGTGTTCGCGTGCGTGGTGGGCTCGTTCCTGATCCCGATCGCCCTGCTCACGCTGCCGCTGTACCTGATGTTCTCGAAGATCGGCCTGGTCGACACCCCCTGGGCGATGCTGATCCCCTGCCTCATCAACCCCTTCAGCGTGTA
Encoded proteins:
- a CDS encoding carbohydrate ABC transporter permease, with product MIRSQRWKGAAFTVPFQLGFVFLYLLPIGYAVYESLFQEKQSGLGLGGATREYSGFDNYRLGLTDSAFMGSILRVVLFACVQIPFMLLVSLVLALFLDALTSKAANRFRIVLLLPYMIPGVVAAIVWINLYSPEVGPLTPVGDFFGFDWNFFSPSMVWPSIGNLLTWHGIGYNMVIIYSALQGVPRELFEAARLDGASEARIALNIKIPFVRGALVLTGLLSIIQMLQIFNEPALFRRITPETVDDSFTPIMIIYNQAFNAGNYHYAAALSVLLALILGVASFLFFRLTSKEVD
- a CDS encoding carbohydrate ABC transporter permease, with translation MMATTTTTGSPEKSGTSGTSGVPPVRRITRADTASRGRGGQRFILLGLILASAYSLFPVWWLIVASTKDRVGLYQSNGMWFSDIHLWDNLRQLFTYGDGIFLRWTANSFLYAGVGSLGGTLIALATGYGLARFDFPGRGVVFACVVGSFLIPIALLTLPLYLMFSKIGLVDTPWAMLIPCLINPFSVYLAKVYTEATIPFELLEAARIDGAGELRIFFSIVLRMMTTGGATVFLLAFVNTWNAFFLPLTVLRGEENWTLNLGLYNWTGKSLESGIDLTSLVLTGALLSIVPLAIMMTAMRRYWRSGVTLGALK